A part of Aegilops tauschii subsp. strangulata cultivar AL8/78 chromosome 2, Aet v6.0, whole genome shotgun sequence genomic DNA contains:
- the LOC109766464 gene encoding F-box protein At3g26010-like isoform X2, giving the protein MLLRLIRYRSSIAAYAAEKRRRRRFLMDNGGLRRRRLKPSGAMEMEGKSSAKKKKVRKTNPPAEEAVTAAAASLLTEALILEILSRLPARSVRRFKCVSPAWRDLIADPAHRKKLPQPLAGFLYSTYQGPDRRMYDFHFAKVPGGAAQPVDPSLSFLPSHRYWYVDRLDSCNGLLLSRAHKFPSTPFGDDDEPLEYHYIVCNPATGRWVGIPALPSVADGHRVIARLAFDPAVSSHFHVLQFEDTEQDKYITGMTIYSSQTGAWNYRESRLPEKISLFAGFTSVFFQVDMEGQVWKTIPVPSGGLSYGMMGVSQGCLHYAATPLAPGEKKKKGKKKKHGDTTTVWYMKDYDSREWVLKHSVSYDELCSMTGGEYRVAAFHPDCDTIFLDSFGADTLASYDMQHRKFHRIRSLRKNKAAIFLPYVPLFSDSFAGADGQ; this is encoded by the exons ATGCTACTACGGTTAATACGTTACCGATCCTCCATCGCCGCCTACGCCGCCGAGaagcgccgccgccgtcgcttcCTCATGGACAATGGCGgcctacgccgccgccgcctcaaaCCAAG CGGCGCCATGGAGATGGAGGGGAAAAGTTctgcgaagaagaagaaggtgaGGAAGACCAACCCTCCGGCggaggaggcagtgacggcggcggcggccagccTCCTGACGGAGGCTCTCATCTTGGAGATCCTCTCCCGCCTCCCCGCCAGGTCCGTGCGCCGCTTCAAGTGCGTCTCCCCGGCCTGGCGCGACCTCATCGCCGACCCCGCCCACCGCAAGAAGCTGCCCCAACCCCTCGCCGGTTTCCTCTACAGCACCTACCAGGGGCCGGACCGCCGCATGTACGACTTTCACTTCGCCAAAGTTCCCGGCGGCGCAGCCCAGCCGGTCGACCCGTCCCTCTCTTTCTTGCCGTCCCACAGGTACTGGTACGTCGACCGGCTGGACTCCTGCAatggcctcctcctctcccgcgccCACAAGTTCCCTTCTACTCCTTTTGGGGACGACGATGAGCCGCTTGAATACCATTACATCGTTTGCAATCCGGCCACCGGGAGGTGGGTTGGCATCCCCGCACtcccgtcggtggcagacggccaCCGCGTCATCGCTCGTTTGGCTTTTGATCCTGCAGTGTCGTCCCATTTCCACGTTCTTCAGTTTGAGGACACCGAACAGGATAAATACATCACAGGAATGACCATCTACTCTTCGCAAACCGGAGCCTGGAATTACAGAGAAAGCCGCCTTCCTGAGAAAATTAGCCTCTTCGCTGGCTTTACAAGTGTCTTCTTTCAAG TGGACATGGAGGGGCAGGTGTGGAAGACTATCCCTGTGCCGTCTGGTGGTCTGAGTTATGGTATGATGGGAGTGTCACAGGGGTGCTTGCACTATGCTGCCACACCACTAGCTCCTggcgagaagaagaagaaggggaagaagaaaaAGCATGGGGATACAACAACAGTCTGGTACATGAAGGATTATGATAGTAGAGAATGGGTCTTGAAGCATAGTGTGAGCTACGATGAGTTGTGCAGCATGACTGGTGGGGAGTACAGGGTGGCTGCTTTTCATCCAGACTGCGACACCATTTTCTTGGACTCGTTTGGTGCTGATACGTTGGCATCATACGATATGCAGCATCGGAAATTCCATCGGATCCGTAGTCTTCGGAAAAACAAGGCAGCGATATTTTTACCGTATGTTCCATTGTTCTCGGACTCATTTGCAGGTGCAGATGGGCAGTAG
- the LOC109766464 gene encoding F-box protein At5g07610-like isoform X1 — protein sequence MLLRLIRYRSSIAAYAAEKRRRRRFLMDNGGLRRRRLKPSGAMEMEGKSSAKKKKVRKTNPPAEEAVTAAAASLLTEALILEILSRLPARSVRRFKCVSPAWRDLIADPAHRKKLPQPLAGFLYSTYQGPDRRMYDFHFAKVPGGAAQPVDPSLSFLPSHRYWYVDRLDSCNGLLLSRAHKFPSTPFGDDDEPLEYHYIVCNPATGRWVGIPALPSVADGHRVIARLAFDPAVSSHFHVLQFEDTEQDKYITGMTIYSSQTGAWNYRESRLPEKISLFAGFTSVFFQGMLHLYGLLYPVNTDFDAVLVAVDMEGQVWKTIPVPSGGLSYGMMGVSQGCLHYAATPLAPGEKKKKGKKKKHGDTTTVWYMKDYDSREWVLKHSVSYDELCSMTGGEYRVAAFHPDCDTIFLDSFGADTLASYDMQHRKFHRIRSLRKNKAAIFLPYVPLFSDSFAGADGQ from the exons ATGCTACTACGGTTAATACGTTACCGATCCTCCATCGCCGCCTACGCCGCCGAGaagcgccgccgccgtcgcttcCTCATGGACAATGGCGgcctacgccgccgccgcctcaaaCCAAG CGGCGCCATGGAGATGGAGGGGAAAAGTTctgcgaagaagaagaaggtgaGGAAGACCAACCCTCCGGCggaggaggcagtgacggcggcggcggccagccTCCTGACGGAGGCTCTCATCTTGGAGATCCTCTCCCGCCTCCCCGCCAGGTCCGTGCGCCGCTTCAAGTGCGTCTCCCCGGCCTGGCGCGACCTCATCGCCGACCCCGCCCACCGCAAGAAGCTGCCCCAACCCCTCGCCGGTTTCCTCTACAGCACCTACCAGGGGCCGGACCGCCGCATGTACGACTTTCACTTCGCCAAAGTTCCCGGCGGCGCAGCCCAGCCGGTCGACCCGTCCCTCTCTTTCTTGCCGTCCCACAGGTACTGGTACGTCGACCGGCTGGACTCCTGCAatggcctcctcctctcccgcgccCACAAGTTCCCTTCTACTCCTTTTGGGGACGACGATGAGCCGCTTGAATACCATTACATCGTTTGCAATCCGGCCACCGGGAGGTGGGTTGGCATCCCCGCACtcccgtcggtggcagacggccaCCGCGTCATCGCTCGTTTGGCTTTTGATCCTGCAGTGTCGTCCCATTTCCACGTTCTTCAGTTTGAGGACACCGAACAGGATAAATACATCACAGGAATGACCATCTACTCTTCGCAAACCGGAGCCTGGAATTACAGAGAAAGCCGCCTTCCTGAGAAAATTAGCCTCTTCGCTGGCTTTACAAGTGTCTTCTTTCAAGGTATGCTGCACTTGTATGGTTTGCTGTATCCCGTGAACACGGACTTTGATGCTGTACTGGTAGCAGTGGACATGGAGGGGCAGGTGTGGAAGACTATCCCTGTGCCGTCTGGTGGTCTGAGTTATGGTATGATGGGAGTGTCACAGGGGTGCTTGCACTATGCTGCCACACCACTAGCTCCTggcgagaagaagaagaaggggaagaagaaaaAGCATGGGGATACAACAACAGTCTGGTACATGAAGGATTATGATAGTAGAGAATGGGTCTTGAAGCATAGTGTGAGCTACGATGAGTTGTGCAGCATGACTGGTGGGGAGTACAGGGTGGCTGCTTTTCATCCAGACTGCGACACCATTTTCTTGGACTCGTTTGGTGCTGATACGTTGGCATCATACGATATGCAGCATCGGAAATTCCATCGGATCCGTAGTCTTCGGAAAAACAAGGCAGCGATATTTTTACCGTATGTTCCATTGTTCTCGGACTCATTTGCAGGTGCAGATGGGCAGTAG